A window of the Pangasianodon hypophthalmus isolate fPanHyp1 chromosome 12, fPanHyp1.pri, whole genome shotgun sequence genome harbors these coding sequences:
- the aco2 gene encoding aconitate hydratase, mitochondrial, whose translation MASYCLTVSGFSAVFSPQLILGHGVRRLHVSAALSAKAKVSMSRFEPNSYINYEKLQSNVNIVRKRLDRPLTLSEKIVYGHLDDPAGQEIVRGRTYLRLHPDRVAMQDATAQMAMLQFISSGLPRVAVPSTIHCDHLIEAQLGGAQDLQRAKEVNKEVYNFLASAGAKYGVGFWKPGSGIIHQIILENYAYPGVMLIGTDSHTPNGGGLGSICIGVGGADAVDVMAGIPWELKCPKVIGVKLTGSLSGWTSPKDVILKVAGILTVKGGTGAIVEYHGPGVDSISCTGMATICNMGAEIGATTSVFPYNHRMRTYLEKTGRAEIASLADEYKDLLVPDAGCEYDQLIELNLSELKPHINGPFTPDLAHPVSDIGSVAEKNGWPLEVKVGLIGSCTNSSYEDMGRAASLAKQALDKGLKCKAQFTVTPGSEQIRATIERDGYSKILNDVGGVVLANACGPCIGQWDRRDVKKGEKNTIVTSFNRNFTARNDANPATHAFVTSPEIVTALAIAGTLKFNPEVDYLTAPNGEKFKLEPPTGDELPARDFDPGQDTYQHPPADGSGLTVDVNPQSNRLQLLEPFDKWNGKDLEDMQVLIKVKGKCTTDHISAAGPWLKFRGHLDNISNNLLIGAVNIENDAVNKIRNQLSGEFGAVPDIARNYKKNGVSWVVVGDENYGEGSSREHAALEPRHLGGRAIIVKSFARIHETNLKKQGLLPLTFADPADYDKIRPDDKISIVGLQTFAPGKPLHALLKHSDGSKETIELNHTFNETQIEWFQAGSALNRMKELQ comes from the exons ATGGCATCCTACTGCTTGACCGTCTCCGGCTTcag tgcagttttttccccccagcttATCCTGGGCCATGGGGTTCGACGTCTCCATGTGTCTGCAGCCCTCAGCGCTAAAGCCAAAGTGTCTATGAGCCGTTTTGAGCCCAACTCCTACATCAACTATGAGAAACTCCAATCCAATGTCAATATTGTGCGTAAAAG GCTGGACAGGCCACTTACGCTTTCAGAGAAGATTGTCTATGGCCATCTAGATGACCCCGCAGGTCAGGAGATTGTTCGAGGACGCACATACTTGCGCCTGCATCCGGACAGAGTCGCAATGCAAGACGCAACAGCACAGATGGCCATGCTGCAGTTTATCAGCAGTGGACTCCCCAGAGTGGCCGTACCATCCACCATCCACTGTGATCACCTTATTGAGGCTCAGCTAGGAGGAGCCCAGGACTTGCAACGAGCAAAG GAAGTGAATAAGGAAGTTTACAACTTCCTTGCCAGTGCAGGGGCTAAATACGGTGTTGGTTTCTGGAAACCTGGCTCAGGAATCATCCATCAG ATTATTTTGGAAAATTATGCCTACCCTGGTGTAATGTTAATTGGTACTGATTCCCACACACCTAATGGTGGTGGATTGGGTAGCATCTGCATTGGAGTGGGTGGAGCTGATGCTGTTGATGTCATGGCAGGAATTCCCTGGGAGCTTAAGTGTCCCAAA GTCATTGGTGTGAAATTGACAGGCAGTCTGTCAGGTTGGACCTCACCAAAGGATGTTATCCTGAAAGTGGCTGGCATCCTTACAGTAAAAGGTGGCACTGGTGCTATTGTGGAGTATCATGGTCCTGGGGTGGATTCCATCTCTTGTACAG gAATGGCTACTATCTGTAATATGGGTGCTGAAATTGGTGCCACTACCTCAGTCTTCCCATACAATCACCGCATGAGGACGTACCTGGAGAAGACAGGCCGTGCAG AAATTGCCAGTCTGGCTGATGAGTACAAAGATCTGCTTGTCCCTGACGCTGGCTGTGAATATGACCAACTGATTGAGCTCAACCTGAGTGAG CTGAAGCCACACATCAATGGTCCCTTCACCCCTGACTTGGCTCACCCAGTGTCTGACATTGGCTCTGTGGCAGAGAAGAATGGCTGGCCTTTAGAGGTTAAAGTTG GTCTGATTGGAAGCTGTACCAACTCGAGTTATGAAGATATGGGTAGAGCTGCCTCTCTGGCCAAGCAGGCTCTAGACAAGGGGCTCAAGTGCAAGGCCCAATTCACAGTCACCCCTGGCTCTGAGCAGATTCGTGCTACCATTGAGAGAGACGGTTAT TCTAAGATACTGAATGATGTTGGAGGAGTTGTCCTGGCCAATGCTTGTGGACCGTGCATTGGACAGTGGGACAG gAGAGATGttaagaaaggagagaaaaacacCATAGTCACATCTTTTAACAGGAACTTCACAGCTCGAAATGATGCCAATCCTGCCACCCATGCATTTGTAACATCTCCAGAG ATTGTTACTGCACTTGCCATTGCGGGTACACTGAAATTCAACCCTGAGGTTGACTATCTCACAGCTCCCAATGGAGAGAAGTTTAAGCTGGAGCCCCCTACAGGAGATGAGTTGCCTGCACGCGACTTTGACCCAGGACAGGACACGTATCAGCACCCTCCAGCTGATGGCTCTGGCCTCACAGTGGATGTCAACCCACAGAGCAACCGCCTGCAGCTGCTCGAGCCCTTTGATAAGTGGAATGGCAAAGACCTGGAGGACATGCAAGTGCTCATAAAG GTGAAAGGCAAATGCACCACTGACCACATCAGTGCTGCTGGACCGTGGCTGAAATTCCGTGGACATTTAGACAACATCTCAAACAATCTGCTTATTGGAGCTGTGAACATTGAAAATGATGCAGTCAATAAGATCCGCAATCAGCTGTCTGGAGAATTTGGTGCTGTACCTGATATTGCCCGTAATTACAAG AAAAATGGTGTTTCATGGGTTGTGGTGGGAGATGAAAACTACGGTGAGGGATCCAGCAGAGAACATGCTGCCTTGGAGCCCAGACATCTTGGGGGAAGGGCCATCATTGTCAAGAGCTTTGCCAGAATTCATG AAACAAACTTGAAGAAACAAGGCCTGCTTCCCCTTACCTTTGCTGACCCTGCTGATTATGACAAAATCCGCCCAGATGATAAAATATCCATCGTAGGCCTCCAGACTTTTGCCCCTGGAAAG CCTCTGCATGCATTACTCAAGCACAGTGATGGCAGCAAGGAAACTATTGAGCTAAACCACACTTTCAATGAGACACAGATCGAATGGTTCCAGGCAGGCTCTGCCCTAAACAGGATGAAGGAGCTGCAGTAA
- the csdc2a gene encoding cold shock domain-containing protein C2a produces MTDSDTSSSSDPLLHKPHAPLPLSFPFLRGGSHVWERKPPQAGEPHSPLPTKRNRSYSATVRSRSGPVFKGVCKNFSRSQGHGFIRPTHGGEDIFVHISDIEGEYVPVEGDEVTYKVCPVPPKNLKFQAVEVVITNLTPGTKHETWSGQVISS; encoded by the exons ATGACTGATTCAGacacttcatcatcatctgaTCCCCTGCTGCACAAACCCCATGCTCCCCTCCcactctctttcccttttctgAGAGGGGGCAGTCATGTCTGGGAGAGGAAACCGCCACAAGCTGGGGAGCCACATAGTCCACTTCCCACAAAGCGCAATCGCTCCTACTCAGC TACTGTGAGGTCCAGGTCTGGACCAGTTTTCAAGGGAGTCTGCAAGAACTTCTCTAGATCCCAAGGACATGGTTTCATCCGACCTACTCATGGAGGAGAGGACATATTTGTTCACATATCAGA CATTGAGGGTGAATATGTACCAGTGGAGGGGGATGAAGTGACCTACAAAGTGTGCCCTGTTCCACCGAAGAATCTGAAGTTCCAGGCAGTAGAGGTGGTAATCACTAACCTTACACCAGGAACAAAGCATGAGACATGGTCTGGACAAGTTATCAGCTCATAG
- the gucy2cb gene encoding guanylyl cyclase C isoform X1, with translation MRYWLFVCLLWTLPSRHLMIQSCLNSMYLMNVVLLQDGMSPWSMNFVQPAVMKAIEFDAEINYKYNVTRNLTATYNGFQTVYYRHKGCSSSTCGGVEILIDLKTSGTVGCVLLGPSCTYATFQLVDLDVGLELNMPIISAGSFGLSCDYKANLTRLLPPARKVSNFFINFWKVSDSIKHSWNKTYIYKKNNNTEDCFWYMNALEVDSGSFASSVEKRVVLRKEEEFSAALKNDRESNLFILCGTPDDIMELKNGSLDADAQIAFILIDLYNDRYYLEPSNDAMKNVLVLTMPNTRNYTISNNTMNDYIAAYHDAVLLFGRVMREIWQIPVLDVDGVNVKYFRNESFKGIAGDYRLDEHGDRDVVFSLIYTNTNNEYKVLYEFDTSNNKTTLVDINPSFIWPRKQLPEDRPHADNRGLSVQNIIVISLGSLVLVVIATVAFVFYWQNRSYRRKQKRWSHIPVELITPLESSERNMVSLKIDEDAWKDTSQKIRRARYDKKIVILKELKHSDGYFSERQRIALNALLQIDYYNLIKFYGTVKIENEVLGVFEYGERGSLRYVLNDRISYPEETFMDWEFKISVMYDIAKGMSYLHSSNIEVHGHLKSTNCVIDNRMVVKITGFGFNTILSPDRDLWTAPEHLRKEGISQKGDVYSFAIIAQEIMLRKCIFYTKACSDKAEKLDRVQYPRTLCFFRPDLNYETASEKELEVYLLIKSCWDEDPEKRPDFKKIESTLGKIVSLHNQANESYMGNLIRRLQMYSRNLEHLVEERTALYKAERDRADNLNFMLLPGPVVRSLKETGIVEPELFDEVTIYFSDIVGFTTLCHYSTPMEVVDMLNDIYKNFDSILDHHDVYKVETIGDAYMVVSGLPRRNGDRHVMDICHMALDILSFMGTFELRHLPGLPVWIRIGVHSGPCAAGVVGLKMPRYCLFGDTVNTASRMESTGLPLRIHVSQSTINVIERADCKFEYMKRGETYLKGKGKETTYWLTGATGQNYNLPIPPTAENFQRLQQHLAEMIKSCLEQRSPGLEKRKTLSARQRKLRGHSELIDSEQPEYFHLATVDNLSTYL, from the exons ATGCGTTACTGGCTTTTTGTGTGCTTGTTGTGGACTCTTCCGAGTCGTCACTTAATGATCCAGTCTTGCCTAAACAGTATGTACCTGATGAATGTGGTGTTGCTGCAGGACGGCATGTCCCCCTGGAGTATGAACTTCGTTCAACCAGCGGTGATGAAAGCGATTGAATTCGATGCAGAGATCAACTACAAATACA atgtgacTCGCAATCTGACTGCCACCTACAATGGGTTCCAAACTGTTTATTACCGACATAAAGGCTGTAGCAGCAGCACCTGTGGGGGTGTAGAGATTCTGATAGACCTTAAG ACCTCAGGAACGGTTGGCTGTGTTCTGCTGGGACCATCCTGTACCTATGCAACCTTCCAACTGGTGGA TCTTGATGTTGGTCTAGAACTCAATATGCCAATCATCTCAGCGGGGAGTTTTGGCCTGTCCTGTGACTACAAGGCTAACCTGACGCGCCTACTGCCTCCAGCTCGCAAGGTCTCCAACTTCTTTATCAACTTCTGGAAAGTCTCTGACAGTATTAAGCATTCATGGAATAAGACatacatctacaaaaaaaacaataacacagaGGATTGCTTTTG GTACATGAATGCCCTTGAGGTTGACTCAGGCTCCTTTGCTTCCAGTGTTGAGAAAAGAGTGGTGCTCCGAAAAGAAGAAGAGTTCAGTGCtgcattaaaaaatgatagagAAAGTAACT tgtttattttatgcgGAACTCCTGATGACATTATGGAATTGAAGAATGGCTCTCTGGACGCTGATGCTCAAATTGCCTTTATTCTCATTGATCTGTACAA TGACAGATATTACCTTGAACCATCCAATGATGCTATGAAGAATGTCTTGGTTCTGACAATGCCCAATACGAGGAATTACACCATAAGCAATAACACG ATGAATGATTATATCGCCGCATATCATGATGCGGTGCTGTTGTTCGGGCGGGTGATGAGGGAAATTTGGCAGATTCCTGTCTTGGATGTAGATGGTGTCAAcgttaaatatttcagaaatgagTCATTTAAAG GTATTGCAGGAGATTATAGGTTAGATGAGCATGGGGACAGAGATGTGGTGTTTTCACTGATttacaccaacaccaacaatgAG TACAAAGTTCTGTATGAGTTTGACACcagcaataataaaacaacactgGTAGACATCAATCCTTCATTCATCTGGCCTCGAAAGCAACTTCCTGAAGATCGGCCTCATGCTGATAACAGAG GTCTGAGTGTGCAGAATATCATTGTCATATCACTGGGCtcgctggtattggtagtgatAGCCACAGTTGCGTTTGTCTTTTACTG GCAGAACAGGTCATATCGCCGTAAACAGAAGCGATGGTCCCACATCCCTGTAGAGCTCATTACCCCTTTAGAGTCCAGTGAGAGAAATATGGTGTCTCTAAAG ATTGATGAGGATGCCTGGAAGGATACGAGTCAGAAGATTCGCCGGGCACGCTATGATAAAAAG ATTGTAATCCTTAAAGAGCTGAAGCACTCTGATGGCTACttcagtgaaagacagagaataGCACTTAATGCA CTATTACAAATCGATTATTACAACCTAATAAAATTCTACGGTACAGTAAAGATTGAGAATGAGGTTCTTGGAGTGTTTGAGTATGGAGAGCGAGGATCTCTGAGG TACGTACTTAATGATAGGATTTCATACCCAGAGGAGACCTTCATGGACTGGGAGTTCAAAATCTCTGTCATGTATGACATTGCAAAG GGCATGTCCTATCTTCACTCAAGCAACATTGAAGTCCATGGCCATCTGAAGTCCACCAACTGTGTCATTGATAATCGTATGGTAGTGAAAATTACTGGCTTTGGTTTTAATACTATCCTCAGTCCAGACAGAG ATCTGTGGACTGCTCCAGAGCACTTACGAAAGGAGGGCATTTCTCAGAAGGGAGATGTTTATAGTTTTGCCATAATTGCACAGGAAATCATGCTGAGAAAGTGCATATTCTACACCAAGGCTTGTTCCGACAAAGCTG AAAAGTTGGACCGTGTGCAGTATCCCCGAACGCTTTGTTTTTTCAGGCCTGACCTAAATTATGAAACTGCAAGTGAAAAAGAATTggag GTGTACTTGCTTATCAAATCCTGTTGGGATGAAGACCCGGAGAAAAGACCAGATTTCAAAAAGATTGAAAGCACTTTAGGAAAGATTGTCAG TCTACACAACCAGGCCAATGAGAGTTACATGGGGAATCTGATTCGGCGGCTACAGATGTATTCCCGTAACCTAGAGCACCTGGTGGAAGAGCGCACAGCTCTGTACaaggcagagagagatagagcggACAATCTCAACTTCATGCTTCTTCCAGG GCCAGTTGTACGCTCTCTGAAGGAGACTGGCATTGTGGAGCCTGAGCTGTTTGATGAGGTCACTATCTACTTTAGTGATATTGTGGGTTTCACCACCCTTTGCCACTACAGCACACCCATGGAGGTGGTGGACATGCTCAATGACATTTACAAAAACTTCGACAGCATCCTCGACCATCATGATGTCTACAAG GTAGAGACAATTGGCGATGCGTACATGGTGGTGTCTGGTCTCCCACGGCGGAATGGAGACAGACATGTGATGGATATTTGCCATATGGCGCTGGACATCCTTTCCTTCATGGGCACTTTTGAGTTGCGCCACCTACCTGGCTTGCCTGTATGGATCCGTATAGGGGTGCACTCAG gccCTTGTGCTGCAGGTGTCGTGGGGCTGAAGATGCCCAGATACTGTCTGTTTGGAGACACAGTGAACACTGCCTCTCGCATGGAGTCTACAGGATTAC CCTTGAGAATCCATGTAAGTCAGTCAACAATCAACGTTATCGAGCGGGCTGACTGCAAGTTTGAATATATGAAGCGTGGAGAGACATATTTAAAG GGTAAAGGCAAAGAGACTACATACTGGTTAACAGGAGCTACTGGACAAAACTACAACCTGCCTATACCCCCAACAGC TGAAAACTTCCAGCGTCTGCAGCAACACCTGGCGGAGATGATAAAGAGTTGTCTGGAGCAGAGGTCTCCAGGTCTTGAGAAGAGAAAGACACTTTCAGCACGTCAAAGGAAGCTCAGAGGTCACTCAGAGCTGATTGACAGTGAGCAGCCTGAATACTTTCACCTTGCTACTGTAGACAACCTTAGTACATACCTGTAA
- the gucy2cb gene encoding guanylyl cyclase C isoform X2 — MPIISAGSFGLSCDYKANLTRLLPPARKVSNFFINFWKVSDSIKHSWNKTYIYKKNNNTEDCFWYMNALEVDSGSFASSVEKRVVLRKEEEFSAALKNDRESNLFILCGTPDDIMELKNGSLDADAQIAFILIDLYNDRYYLEPSNDAMKNVLVLTMPNTRNYTISNNTMNDYIAAYHDAVLLFGRVMREIWQIPVLDVDGVNVKYFRNESFKGIAGDYRLDEHGDRDVVFSLIYTNTNNEYKVLYEFDTSNNKTTLVDINPSFIWPRKQLPEDRPHADNRGLSVQNIIVISLGSLVLVVIATVAFVFYWQNRSYRRKQKRWSHIPVELITPLESSERNMVSLKIDEDAWKDTSQKIRRARYDKKIVILKELKHSDGYFSERQRIALNALLQIDYYNLIKFYGTVKIENEVLGVFEYGERGSLRYVLNDRISYPEETFMDWEFKISVMYDIAKGMSYLHSSNIEVHGHLKSTNCVIDNRMVVKITGFGFNTILSPDRDLWTAPEHLRKEGISQKGDVYSFAIIAQEIMLRKCIFYTKACSDKAEKLDRVQYPRTLCFFRPDLNYETASEKELEVYLLIKSCWDEDPEKRPDFKKIESTLGKIVSLHNQANESYMGNLIRRLQMYSRNLEHLVEERTALYKAERDRADNLNFMLLPGPVVRSLKETGIVEPELFDEVTIYFSDIVGFTTLCHYSTPMEVVDMLNDIYKNFDSILDHHDVYKVETIGDAYMVVSGLPRRNGDRHVMDICHMALDILSFMGTFELRHLPGLPVWIRIGVHSGPCAAGVVGLKMPRYCLFGDTVNTASRMESTGLPLRIHVSQSTINVIERADCKFEYMKRGETYLKGKGKETTYWLTGATGQNYNLPIPPTAENFQRLQQHLAEMIKSCLEQRSPGLEKRKTLSARQRKLRGHSELIDSEQPEYFHLATVDNLSTYL, encoded by the exons ATGCCAATCATCTCAGCGGGGAGTTTTGGCCTGTCCTGTGACTACAAGGCTAACCTGACGCGCCTACTGCCTCCAGCTCGCAAGGTCTCCAACTTCTTTATCAACTTCTGGAAAGTCTCTGACAGTATTAAGCATTCATGGAATAAGACatacatctacaaaaaaaacaataacacagaGGATTGCTTTTG GTACATGAATGCCCTTGAGGTTGACTCAGGCTCCTTTGCTTCCAGTGTTGAGAAAAGAGTGGTGCTCCGAAAAGAAGAAGAGTTCAGTGCtgcattaaaaaatgatagagAAAGTAACT tgtttattttatgcgGAACTCCTGATGACATTATGGAATTGAAGAATGGCTCTCTGGACGCTGATGCTCAAATTGCCTTTATTCTCATTGATCTGTACAA TGACAGATATTACCTTGAACCATCCAATGATGCTATGAAGAATGTCTTGGTTCTGACAATGCCCAATACGAGGAATTACACCATAAGCAATAACACG ATGAATGATTATATCGCCGCATATCATGATGCGGTGCTGTTGTTCGGGCGGGTGATGAGGGAAATTTGGCAGATTCCTGTCTTGGATGTAGATGGTGTCAAcgttaaatatttcagaaatgagTCATTTAAAG GTATTGCAGGAGATTATAGGTTAGATGAGCATGGGGACAGAGATGTGGTGTTTTCACTGATttacaccaacaccaacaatgAG TACAAAGTTCTGTATGAGTTTGACACcagcaataataaaacaacactgGTAGACATCAATCCTTCATTCATCTGGCCTCGAAAGCAACTTCCTGAAGATCGGCCTCATGCTGATAACAGAG GTCTGAGTGTGCAGAATATCATTGTCATATCACTGGGCtcgctggtattggtagtgatAGCCACAGTTGCGTTTGTCTTTTACTG GCAGAACAGGTCATATCGCCGTAAACAGAAGCGATGGTCCCACATCCCTGTAGAGCTCATTACCCCTTTAGAGTCCAGTGAGAGAAATATGGTGTCTCTAAAG ATTGATGAGGATGCCTGGAAGGATACGAGTCAGAAGATTCGCCGGGCACGCTATGATAAAAAG ATTGTAATCCTTAAAGAGCTGAAGCACTCTGATGGCTACttcagtgaaagacagagaataGCACTTAATGCA CTATTACAAATCGATTATTACAACCTAATAAAATTCTACGGTACAGTAAAGATTGAGAATGAGGTTCTTGGAGTGTTTGAGTATGGAGAGCGAGGATCTCTGAGG TACGTACTTAATGATAGGATTTCATACCCAGAGGAGACCTTCATGGACTGGGAGTTCAAAATCTCTGTCATGTATGACATTGCAAAG GGCATGTCCTATCTTCACTCAAGCAACATTGAAGTCCATGGCCATCTGAAGTCCACCAACTGTGTCATTGATAATCGTATGGTAGTGAAAATTACTGGCTTTGGTTTTAATACTATCCTCAGTCCAGACAGAG ATCTGTGGACTGCTCCAGAGCACTTACGAAAGGAGGGCATTTCTCAGAAGGGAGATGTTTATAGTTTTGCCATAATTGCACAGGAAATCATGCTGAGAAAGTGCATATTCTACACCAAGGCTTGTTCCGACAAAGCTG AAAAGTTGGACCGTGTGCAGTATCCCCGAACGCTTTGTTTTTTCAGGCCTGACCTAAATTATGAAACTGCAAGTGAAAAAGAATTggag GTGTACTTGCTTATCAAATCCTGTTGGGATGAAGACCCGGAGAAAAGACCAGATTTCAAAAAGATTGAAAGCACTTTAGGAAAGATTGTCAG TCTACACAACCAGGCCAATGAGAGTTACATGGGGAATCTGATTCGGCGGCTACAGATGTATTCCCGTAACCTAGAGCACCTGGTGGAAGAGCGCACAGCTCTGTACaaggcagagagagatagagcggACAATCTCAACTTCATGCTTCTTCCAGG GCCAGTTGTACGCTCTCTGAAGGAGACTGGCATTGTGGAGCCTGAGCTGTTTGATGAGGTCACTATCTACTTTAGTGATATTGTGGGTTTCACCACCCTTTGCCACTACAGCACACCCATGGAGGTGGTGGACATGCTCAATGACATTTACAAAAACTTCGACAGCATCCTCGACCATCATGATGTCTACAAG GTAGAGACAATTGGCGATGCGTACATGGTGGTGTCTGGTCTCCCACGGCGGAATGGAGACAGACATGTGATGGATATTTGCCATATGGCGCTGGACATCCTTTCCTTCATGGGCACTTTTGAGTTGCGCCACCTACCTGGCTTGCCTGTATGGATCCGTATAGGGGTGCACTCAG gccCTTGTGCTGCAGGTGTCGTGGGGCTGAAGATGCCCAGATACTGTCTGTTTGGAGACACAGTGAACACTGCCTCTCGCATGGAGTCTACAGGATTAC CCTTGAGAATCCATGTAAGTCAGTCAACAATCAACGTTATCGAGCGGGCTGACTGCAAGTTTGAATATATGAAGCGTGGAGAGACATATTTAAAG GGTAAAGGCAAAGAGACTACATACTGGTTAACAGGAGCTACTGGACAAAACTACAACCTGCCTATACCCCCAACAGC TGAAAACTTCCAGCGTCTGCAGCAACACCTGGCGGAGATGATAAAGAGTTGTCTGGAGCAGAGGTCTCCAGGTCTTGAGAAGAGAAAGACACTTTCAGCACGTCAAAGGAAGCTCAGAGGTCACTCAGAGCTGATTGACAGTGAGCAGCCTGAATACTTTCACCTTGCTACTGTAGACAACCTTAGTACATACCTGTAA